A genomic window from Gossypium hirsutum isolate 1008001.06 chromosome D12, Gossypium_hirsutum_v2.1, whole genome shotgun sequence includes:
- the LOC107945461 gene encoding peptidyl-prolyl cis-trans isomerase CYP65: MGKKQHSKDRMFITKTEWATEWGGAKSKENRTPFKRLPFYCCALTFTPFELPVCTKDGSVFDLMNIVPYIRKYGKHPVTGAPLKQEDLINLTFHKNSEGEYHCPVLNKVFTEYTHIVAVKTSGNVFCYEAIKELNIKTKNWKELLTDEPFTKEDIITIQNPNALDSKVTLDFDHVKNSLKVDDEELRKMSSDPTYNINVAGDIKQMLAELGTDKAKQAALLGGGGTRAQNERAAALAAILAARSRIKEDSKSDANGESKNQPAFSIVDAASASVHGRSAAAAKAASSDKTAARIAMHMAGERAPVNAKMVKSRYTTGAASRSFTSTSYDPVTKNEFEYVKVEKNPKKKGYVQLHTTHGDLNIELHCDITPRTCENFITLCDRGYYNGVAFHRNIRNFMIQGGDPTGTGRGGESIWGKPFNDELNSKLLHSGRGVVSMANSGPHTNGSQFFILYKSANHLNFKHTVFGGVVGGLTTLSAMEKVPVDDNDKPLEEIKIISVTVFVNPYLEPDEEEEKEKSNGDKAAEDEDNDKIGSWYSNPGTGTAESGAVGSGGVGKYLKARNTQSESATADTNITAISVTKKRKATPGEFKDFSAW; this comes from the exons ATGGGAAAGAAACAGCACAGCAAAGATCGAATGTTCATAACGAAGACGGAGTGGGCTACCGAGTGGGGCGGCGCTAAATCCAAAGAAAATCGTACCCCTTTCAAACGCCTTCCCTTCTATTGCTGCGC CCTTACATTCACGCCCTTCGAGTTGCCTGTATGCACGAAGGATGGCAGCGTCTTCGATTTAAT GAATATAGTTCCCTATATTAGAAAGTATGGGAAGCATCCGGTTACTGGGGCTCCATTGAAGCAGGAGGATCTTATCAATCTTACTTTCCACAAGAACTCTGAAG GGGAGTATCATTGCCCTGTGCTGAACAAAGTTTTTACTGAGTACACACACATAGTTGCGGTGAAGACTTCAGGAAATGTTTTCTGTTATGAG GCAATTAAAGAATTAAACATCAAGACCAAAAATTGGAAAGAGCTTCTTACAGATGAACCTTTCACTAAGGAAGATATAATTACAATTCAA AATCCTAATGCACTTGACAGTAAGGTTACCCTGGATTTTGATCATGTAAAAAATAGTTTGAAGGTCGATGATGAAG AACTAAGGAAAATGAGTTCAGATCCAACTTATAACATTAATGTCGCTGGGGATATCAAGCAGATGCTAGCAGAGCTTGGAACTGACAAAGCAAAGCAAGCTGCTCTGCTTGGAGGTGGTGGGACCAGGGCTCAAAATGAGAGGGCTGCTGCTCTTGCTGCCATTTTAGCTGCCAGGTCTCGCATTAAAGAGGATTCCAAGTCAGATGCAAATGGGGAGAGTAAAAATCAACCTGCGTTTAGTATTGTAGATGCTGCATCTGCTTCAGTACATGGAAGAAGTGCTGCTGCAGCAAAAGCTGCATCAAGTGATAAAACTGCTGCTCGAATTGCTATGCACATGGCTGGAGAGAGGGCACCTGTGAATGCTAAGATG GTGAAGAGCCGTTATACAACTGGTGCTGCTTCACGATCCTTTACTTCTACCTCCTATGATCCTGTTACCAAAaatgaatttgagtatgttaaagTTGAGAAAAATCCTAAAAAGAAAGGTTACGTTCAGCTGCATACAACACATGGTGATTTGAACATTGAGCTGCACTGTGATATTACTCCAAGGACATGTGAGAACTTCATCACTCTTTGTGATCGAGGCTATTACAATGGAGTGGCCTTCCATAGAAACATTCG GAATTTCATGATTCAAGGTGGTGATCCAACTGGTACTGGGAGAGGGGGTGAATCCATATGGGGGAAGCCTTTCAATGATGAACTTAACTCTAAGTTGCTTCACTCAGGAAGAGGTGTTGTTAGTATGGCCAACAGTGGCCCTCACACAAATGGTTCGCAGTTTTTCATTCTATACAAATCTGCAAATCATTTAAACTTCAAACATACTGTATTTGGTGGAGTTGTTGGTGGCTTGACGACACTGTCAGCTATGGAGAAGGTTCCTGTGGATGACAATGACAAACCTCTG GAAGAGATTAAAATAATTAGTGTCACAGTATTTGTAAATCCGTACTTGGAACCTGATGAAGAGGAAGAGAAAGAGAAGAGCAATGGTGACAAGGCAGCTGAGGATGAAGATAAT GATAAGATTGGGTCGTGGTATAGCAATCCAGGAACAGGAACAGCAGAATCCGGAGCTGTTGGTAGTGGTGGTGTTGGAAAGTACTTAAAGGCTAGGAACACCCAAAGTGAGTCTGCTACTGCTGATACCAATATAACAGCAATTTCTGTAACGAAGAAAAGGAAAGCCACTCCTGGAGAATTTAAAGATTTTTCTGCTTGGTGA